The sequence CGTTAATCAAGAACTGTTGAACTGGTAAACGTTGATGCATTGGAAATGAATCTTTCATGAGCTGATGGAAGGTCAGACCTTCTGTAGATACAGCTTAGACTATTTCCAATACTATAAAATGGAGAATCAGACACACTTTCCATAACTTAAAACTGTTTACAGCTCGCATATATATCCTTTGTTTTGTTCTAGGAAGGTTATGTAATATTGTGCTGTATATATTGTCAGCTAGCATATTTTTGAACTGGATCatgcattatttttcttgatgcaTGTTTCTTATTATTAGATCTAGTTGATATGTGAATTTGTTCCAGGTATCAGAACAGGATATTCATAAAGCAATGCGTAtatgttgttttctttctccTGTCATATTCATGTTTTCTGAAGGTCATGAACCGATGCGTTTTCAAAAAAGGAGTATGGCAATGGCATTGATAGTTTTCTATATCATTTGATTCTTCCTTGTCTGGAAGACTTAGATGACATCATTAATGTTTTGTATTCCTAACTGGTTGAATCTCATGGAAATTTAGACATATAATTCTGTTTTAGGAACAGGAAATAGTAGAGATGCTAAGGATAGATTCCATAGAGGTGCCTGCAAGATGTATATGTGAAACcagagaaaatatttaaaaacaccgAACCTGTGTTGACTGTACATATTCCATGAGTATTCAAATCAGTAATATGTTGTGAACCAAGGGTAAAAAACACATTCCTTTCTTTAAAATTGTTTGCATGCATAGTTTGAAGTAGCATCTTTTTAGCGAATCTATAGAACATTTCTTGTATCCAGAAGTGAGAGAGGCAATATTACCTAAACAGTTCATGCACTTTGTGCTTAGACATGTATTTCTCATATCAATCCATTTATTTGGGTATTTGAAACAGTATTCCTGTGCGTTCTGAAGCATTTTGGAAGGAGCTTGATTATGTCAAACACCTTTGGAAGCACAGGCAGGAGTTGAAGGTTGAGGATGCTGGCATTGCTGCTCTGTTTGGGCTGGAGTGTTTTGCTTGGTTCTGTGCTGGTGAGATAGTTGGTCGAGGGTTTACATTCACTGGCTACTATGTCTAAGTCGTGAAACAAGAAGATAATGCTTTGGAGTTGAACTGATAAAGCTTGAGATTTCCGTTTTTCCCCTTCATCTTGTTGGCAATTGACTATTTCATAAATACTAAATTTACTATCCtgcataaaaatagaaaaactggCCAGGAAAACTCATTTCTGTGATCTTctgtattttaaatttctctttccatttgcCCATGTGCCAGGCAGCTGCCCCTTAGGCCCGATTTCTTTTGCTCAGAATAACGTCTCTGAAAATTCTTACAGGGaaaactttttttctagagatGAGTTACTTACTTTCTAGCTTTTAAATGCAATGATGAAAATTATCATGTACTGTTTCTTGTTTGTGATACCATGCCTTATGAGCAGTGTTTGTTTGAGTAGTGGGTGGGGATTAATACTGACCGAGGCCTGCGCTTGACTTccagcccaagatttaaaaatttcagAACCATGGCATTTTCAGGAAACTGATATGGTTTACTGGAGAAGGTTGTTGATTCACTTGCGTGGAAACTATAGCACCCTGGAATTGATATATATGTTTGCTGCTTTTATGGATTACTGATGCTCATATCTGTTAAACAATCCGTGGCCAAAAGAGCTTGGAAAACTAGTTAAGCAGCATTTGTTTGTGGCAAAAATGGTTGCTGTAGCAATTGAATTGTTCTTCCAATATGAGATTGAATGTGAAAATGATAGTATTTTGTGCTGTTAGCCAGTGTCAGCGTTTTGGGCACTTCTATTAAATGTCCTGTTCCTCTTGGAGGAAACTTACTGTGCAGTCACTGGAGCAACAACAGAGCAAAATACCTCAAGCAAGCAGTTCAACAAGAGTGaaccataaataaaaagaaagaagatgatcTGTAATGTATCTCAAGGAAGCACGCAACTCGAATGTACCCCGCAGTTATTCTACTGATTACAGATCATATACCCTAATTGCAAAATTACAACTCAAAATCCCATGTCTGCCTTGTAAAGAATCAAATATGGACGGGGTTAAGAAAGGGGATTCTGCAAAAATCTCTACAGCAGTTATAACTTGCTATTCAGCAGCCTGTATCAGacttcttttaattcttttaatttagaagAGATGGTT is a genomic window of Populus alba chromosome 18, ASM523922v2, whole genome shotgun sequence containing:
- the LOC118040180 gene encoding uncharacterized protein, translating into MASKLTQLQSKACQASKFVSKHGSAYYKQLLEQNKQYIQDPPSVEKCNLLSKQLFYTRLASIPVRSEAFWKELDYVKHLWKHRQELKVEDAGIAALFGLECFAWFCAGEIVGRGFTFTGYYV